From Choristoneura fumiferana chromosome 7, NRCan_CFum_1, whole genome shotgun sequence, the proteins below share one genomic window:
- the LOC141429881 gene encoding uncharacterized protein, with product MEKKWEYAQSIHCLFVDFTKAYDSVGRGILFLVLKSFGVPDKLIAMIKVATQTSRLKVRVGKALTEEFEVVTGLKQGDALSPMLFNLILEYVIRKVLMHDGGVELNGKHKIIGYADDLALLGKCEEDIRVMAETLEAEGGGWVLESAWRKRSIC from the coding sequence ATGGAGAAGAAATGGGAGTACGCACAAAGTATTCACTGTTTGTTTGTCGATTTCACTAAGGCCTACGACAGTGTGGGTAGGGGGATACTCTTCTTGGTGCTGAAGTCTTTTGGAGTACCTGATAAGTTGATTGCGATGATAAAAGTAGCAACACAGACTAGTAGGTTAAAGGTCAGAGTGGGAAAGGCACTAACAGAGGAGTTCGAGGTGGTCACGGGTCTTAAACAGGGAGACGCACTTTCACCCATGCTGTTTAACTTGATACTCGAATATGTTATCCGAAAAGTTCTAATGCATGACGGGGGAGTGGAGTTGAATGGCAAACACAAAATTATAGGCTACGCCGATGACCTGGCTCTACTGGGAAAGTGCGAAGAGGATATTCGAGTAATGGCTGAAACGCTGGAGGCTGAGGGCGGAGGGTGGGTCTTAGAATCAGCTTGGAGAAAACGGAGTATTTGCTGA